In Micropterus dolomieu isolate WLL.071019.BEF.003 ecotype Adirondacks linkage group LG09, ASM2129224v1, whole genome shotgun sequence, the DNA window GGCTTGAACTGGATTAATAGTGACTATAAGTCCTCTTCTTACTTGATAGTAAGTAGTGAAAGGTTCATCtcagtaaaattaaattataaacaTGCTGCTCTTGtcttaaaaacaaagtgaaggggcaaaaagcaaatgttaaattacctctaaaaacacacatttttgtcatttaactACCGATTAATAAGATCTAATATCTGTTAATAACATTGATCCATGGTCAGCTAAGGCACCACATAACTAGtctttttgtatgtattttgcCTATTTCTTCCGTTTACTTGACAAATTTTAGATTCATCTTCCTTCAACTTCAAATAGAGAAACACCAATGTATATTTTTCTCTTCGTCACATCGCAACCTTTTAAAGGTTTCCCTTCCGCCGTGCTCGCTCCTTtcccctctgtctgtttctggtCCAGTTCCTGCTTGTGACAGAGTTTGGGACTGTTACATAAAAGCCGGTCCCCGAGCACAAGTCGTCATTCCTCATCACTCACGCTGCTCCTTTACCCCGACTgcctcctgctctcctccttcTGTCCTATCAAACCCTCACTCCGCCATCCTCACCTCCATCTATCTCcatccctcttcctcctccctcctcatgTCCCTGTCAGTATGCATTACCGTACCCTCGGCCACATCCCCACTGTGAAAACACGACACCCCATCAGTCTTTTCCAATGTTAAGCAAACGCAAAGGGAGCAGAGGTGTGAGCGCAAAATGTTCAGATGACCAAAAGCAAATTGATGCTTCAGACAGGCCATGAGAGCACCAAGTTCTCTGTCttcaaaatgtcacatttctAACTActaataaacataatttttgaagggagaaggagagaaaagggcATTTCTTCTCTTGGAGGTGAAAATGTCAATCACTGTCATCATTAGCACACAGACTGCACGGGTTTCCTTCTGCACTTTGAAGCCGCTGAAGAGCTATGGTCTGTGTAATTGTTTTCCCCCTCATCAACAGTGAGATAAGACATATCACATTGAACATGCGGACAAATGTGCTGTAACAATGCTTGTGTTAGATAACAAGCCCTCAGTCTTACATCTGTCTCTTTTATTGTTCTTCCTCTGCCTTTTCTATTTGTGATTCCTCTCCTACCTGTTTTTTTCCTCATCTTTTTCttgctctcttcctctctcaggTCTCGATGACTCTGGACGTCAGACCATGCAGCCTCCTCCGTACCTCCCTGGCCCGCAAGACCCTAACGTACCCCAACACCCTAACATGCAGCCTGCACCGGGCACCCAACCCAACTaccctcctccgcctcctcctccggGCTCAAACGGATACCTACAAGAAACCCAGTTCCACTGCGGCCCGATGGGATCCCAGGGGCCCCCGCAGGGCTACACAGTCCAGACCCAGGGCCCCGGAGGCACCATGGCCCCCCCCCCTGTAGGATACCTCCACCCTGGCTACCCGCTTCAGCTACAGCCCTGCACAGCTTATGTACCCATCTACCCTATGGCATCGGTGAGTCAGAGACAAGTGCTGTTTAAAGATTTCACAGGTCTGACATCAGGCTGCTGCATTACACCAGACTGTTCAAAATTGAATAGACTGTACATTTCTTTCCACCTCATATTATGGATAATACATTTACAGATTAGATGGATAAATATAAACAGTAGAATATTCTTTAAATAGATTAATTCTACACATTCTTGCATTTTAGCTAATTAGCATTACTTGTCCCTAGATTTGCTTttctaaaaatttaatttacattgcattaaataatattttgtgtaCGAGCACAAGGCTTTTTGATTAGTTCAAAGGGCTCTTCATTGGGTGGTATAAAGGTAACAGGAAAGGCAACATGTATTTGAATGAGAGGTCATTCAaggtgatttattttatttttgcagctCTGAggctaaaaaaaacccaaaaacctTTAAGAGTGGCTGATGAAATGGCATCAATAACTTTTAGTAAAGTTAATGTCCTTGAGATCCAACATGTTTCCAAATGTGTGCTTTTTTACTTGTGAAATACTAGAGAGTTGAGCCTAATAAAATGAGAACATCTGGGGTGTCTTAGTGGCCTAAGGGTTAAGGTGCTGACACGGTTCGCATCCATTATAATTGCacatctctggagcaactaggtgtttagtgtcttgctcagggacacattggtggatgtcatGGTTCCTGTCGCTCTCTCTTTGTACAATATAATTgatttttgaattaaattacataaGTTTACACATTAGTGGATAAAGCCACCGATATCCTAAAGTAAACTGAAAGTAGGCCCCAAAATGTGATTGTGAGTCATCCAACAAATGAAAGTGCTTTTGTGCTATCACTCTCTCACCACAAAGTGTACTAAATTAAAACTAGAGCTGAGTTTCAGGTGTAGCTGAGGAGCTACAGAGGAGTTCAGGGGGAttggacccaaaatgcagacagacACGAGGAATGAAGAACCAAACAGGGATTTATTGGCAGAACTTAACTCACGGGAATGGTTGGCAGTCCAGAAACTCAACTAAGTTCCACACATTGAAACTCCATGAAAGAAAACACTGGATGCAAAAATACACTTGCACATGCTAGTGACTGAACTCTAAACAATGAACCAACAATTAGAGGAGTGACAGGGCAACCTAAATCCACAGGGAAGTGTGAACATAACGAACTAACGAGTTAATCAAGGGAAACCAGAAAGTAGAATCAAGGAAACAAAAGGGGCAGAGCACTTCTAAATCAAACAGGAAAGAAAGCATAAATCAAGGAACACTAATAAACATGccataaaaatattataaactaAAACCTAACACAAGGATGAAACATAATCAAAGTCACGGAACACAACGACCAGAAAACAAGACCAGAAACACTAGAGAAACACAAGAAACTCAACCCAATGACACTGAGATTTaacttaaaaatacataaatatataaatatattaaatccCTGGCAGTATTTAAGTTATATTCATGTAGATACATTCTTTTGTACAGGACTGCAGGAGTGTGGCAAAATATGCACTGTAGCGTGCTCATCTTGGAGACTGGCTGCAATCTCACAAATGAATCATAGCTTTTTAGACATTTCCTGCCACACTGCTGTTAAAGCTCAGACATGCACGACTCTTTTAATACGTGCAACATAACACTGTCCTGCACTTTCACTGTGTCACCTTGTTCCTATTTCTTTTATATGGAAAGTGCTTTGTAAGCTGCTCAACAAAAGCCCTACTGTTTTAAAAAGCACCAGTACTTactctctgtcttcttctctccctGTGGTCAGGGTCAAACCTACTTGCCAGCCACTAACGGCCATCCAGGGATCCCGCCGGGCCAGATTCATCCCATGCAAATGCCACCCAGCATTACCCTAATGGACCGTCGACCGCCACACGACTACCTGCCCATCGCCGTGCTCACCACCGTCTGCTGCTTCTGGCCAACAGGCATCATTGCCATCATCAAAGCAGTGCAGGTTAATGCCAGTGTATAATATCTTTTGATCTTTGAGttttattaacataatgttGCCTTTGCCAGGTGCTTTGTAATGTAAATGACTCCTGAAGtcatttttgtactttttagaATTTTACTTCTAGTATGCAGAAAGGTTAGATACTATACACCTCACTTATCATTGTCGCATTAAGATAATTAAGAAACAACCTTGTAGTGGTCACAAATTGACGGAGTGGTTTTTAGCCAGACTAGCAATATTGCTGTAGGAATGGCAGCGTCATTTGGGCCACCACCTTGGTCTAGACTGAAACATCTTAACATCAATATTGTACAGACAATAATGATTCCCAAGAGGATGAAttctactgactttggtgatcctctgactctTCCTCTAGCGTCATCACAAGCttgaaatttgtgtttttgagtaAAATGTCTTAACAATTATACGATGAATTGCCATACAAattggtacacacacacacacacacacacattcatgtccctctcaggataaattgtaataacTCAAAATTTCCTTGTGTCCAAATATCTGCAAGACAAAAAacttcccatcagcctcagctgtacaaTGTTAGTAATACTTAGCAAATGATACCAcactaacatgctaaactgagCTGGAGAACATGGTAAACTTTAAACCTACTCAACACCGACAACTTTTTTGCATTGTCATTtagaacatgttagcatgcttacattCACATGTAGCTGAAAGTACCACTGTGCCTAAGTTACGCCTCACAGAGCACCTAGCAGGCTGTAAactcttaagctgatgatacacggggcaactttttgggtaatgttgctgggcaatgttgctggtggcaagttcgactatgttttgaacagatagcggTGGTACGGGTAGGGTGGCGGAGTAAtaggggaaggggattacggtagtaatcttcactcattaccattgacagccctgcaccattgctctaaaagttgctccgtgtatcatgaGCTTTACAGAGGAACTGCATACTAAATTCATAAACATAATCATGTAGATACTTGTTGGCATATTATATTAATGCAGGTGAATTTTTCCCTCCCTGACCTGAGGTCTATTACGTAtgttgaaatatgtttttaatacttttaaatgaTGCAGCATGAGAAGAAAACTGCCACTGCAAATGTCAGGAGTTATATTACacattaaaaagttaatttatctTCAGTGCACCGTCATTATGCCTAAAGTAtagtttacttttttaaaagccCTTTACTGATGCTATTTAACATACAAGTTTTAGAAACTTCAGAAATGTAAAGGCTCAGTATAGTTGCTTTCAAACCTCATGATGCCTGTTGTTTGCCTCTCCAATGGCAGACTGTGctgaccaacacacacacaacagaccaCATTATGTAAGGACACCATTGTCGGTGCAATGGGATAGAATGGATTTTTTCCTCTGGGCCTGCTCAGCTGGCTTTGAGTTGAGTTGAACTGACAAGGCATGGACCCACCGGTATGAGCTGTATATGTTGTTATAGGGTGTTAATGTTGTGTGGAGTGGCctctttctgcacattcaggcTGTGCTGCAGTAAAATCGATCAGTGTTGTTTTAgactctctctcctgctcccaCTCGTGCATCTTCTTGTTAtataacacacattttaatttctcctctctcccacacacCCATCCCCTCCCTCCTGCATCACTTAGGTGCGTACGGCGATAGCCAGAGGGGACATGGTGACGGCGGAAATAGCCTCCCGCGAGGCGCGCAACTTCTCCTTCATCAGCCTGGCTGTTGGCATTGCCTCCATTGTGCTGTGCACCATCCTCACCGTGGTAATCATCATTGCCTCGCAGCACCATGATGACGACTGGGAGCCGTAACTCCGTGCAGTGTCTGACAGATGGGAAATCATGGCATatattagctagctaactactCTCAATCGTTTGGAGGAAATAGGAGCactgaaaatgcacacaaactGCTACTGCATTGCTGGCCCTCTGTgtacagctacacacacacagctctgacctaaccTGCTGCCATCAAACACACACCGATGACCAAAAAGAGCTAATCACAGATGATGTTCAAACGTTACGTACAAGCAGCTGTCAAATGAGGTCCAGTATTGCTGTTAGCACAGCTGGCGCTTAATATTTACCCTCAGATAAGAGCTGCAAGAGCGGCTCCTTGCATTAACAATTCATTTGATGCTGATTAATTCATACGGATGATGTAGTTAGATGAGAGGATAGGTCACTGTGTATTTCAGTTTTACATATTCCAATGACAAAATCTACCAAATGGGCCCACACAAATTCATTTTTAGGACATTTAAatgcatatttttgttttacaagtaCAAGTAtacctgtgtgtttttctttaaaaacaaaaaaaaacaccatgttgAAACAGTGTTGATTTACAGAATAGTATTATTGCTGATGCACTTGGATAAGAGACTGTAAAACTGATTTAAAGTGTTGGGGGTGTGATCAATACACATTTAACACACCAAATGGAGACTGGACTGACATAAAAGAGAGTCTAATGTAACCAAACACAGAGTATTTATTTGAGATCGTATGTTTACGTGTTACATGGACATTTTAGCTGGATGAGATGGTACATAACTTGTGAATTATATGTTTGTCagtgtatttaaaatatgttatttattaatttattcaatatcTACCCATGCATTGACTTTATCTGCTATAATTTACAGTATATCAGTAGTTTATTGCAGCTATCTGAAACTTTGAAATTGGCTTAAATTTGAtatctgatgatgatgatgttgcaCTTTGTAGTAACCAGATAAAATGACGCTGCTGCTTACATTCATAGTTCTTATAGTGCATGATGAATATAAATTTAAGCTAAAATAGCTTTTGTCCCAGCTGTTTGTGGggatatttcctaaaatgtctaCAAGTGTGTGGTAcagtatttttcaaaatgtcgAACAAGCTACcgtcaaaacaaaaaaaggaggcAATTTAGATATTATATTAGATAAGTATTTGAATCTTAGGTttacaaatattgtttttgcaaGTATTTTAGAAGTGTATTAAGCCTAGTTTGTGTTGCACATCACTTCCCTCTTTAATCAATCAGACAATGTACATGAAACTTTAGTGCAACATCACACTTATGAGGCAACATAACCCTGCATGTCATCCTCAGTTTGTTTCCATTTGTCTTAAATATTGAGGTTAGATGTGCGCTGTGAGCTCCTATAACTTTGTTTCACTATTGTAAGAGTGAGTCAGGGTTCAGTGTGGTTTCCATAATGTAGCGTAGCTCTAAGCAGCAGGTGTACTGTTGTTTGTAAGagctgtaacattacagtatgAACTATTATGTGACGTTACAGGGGTTATGGGAGCGCTGAAAATGAATGTTTCCgataggagagagagaaaacattatAATGACTATACTGTGTAGTAGCACTTTCCGCTCTATGAAATCTTTCCTCTCGTCccctctctttttgtctttctcctgTCCACATGAGTTATTGGACCTATAAATATTCCCCTTTCTTCTGTTGGTCCCTATGATGAtgctatttttaaaaacaattatacaGAGATattaaaaattatgaaaattatGTTTGGTGACAATGAACACGAATAGTCAatataaatacagtttattCTGTAGTTTAtatattcttattcttattatttattgcattttatcATCTCCAATGTATGATATTAAGTACATTAAACACATCTGGGCCCATATTTATCAAACTTGTAAAAAATAACAGTTAAAAATGCTCCGAAAATCACATGTATCTTCAGAGCAGAattaacaaatcagagacaAGGATTTACCAAACAACTGCCTTATTGCACCTCATTGTcgttttttacactttggtctttgtatgtatttaaaaaaggagagaaatatTGTGTTAATTAGTAAGTTTTAGAGGTGCTAGTAGGTGGATTTTATTACCGTTGGACATACCCAGACT includes these proteins:
- the prrt1 gene encoding proline-rich transmembrane protein 1 — translated: MSSEKHGLDDSGRQTMQPPPYLPGPQDPNVPQHPNMQPAPGTQPNYPPPPPPPGSNGYLQETQFHCGPMGSQGPPQGYTVQTQGPGGTMAPPPVGYLHPGYPLQLQPCTAYVPIYPMASGQTYLPATNGHPGIPPGQIHPMQMPPSITLMDRRPPHDYLPIAVLTTVCCFWPTGIIAIIKAVQVRTAIARGDMVTAEIASREARNFSFISLAVGIASIVLCTILTVVIIIASQHHDDDWEP